DNA from Bacteroidota bacterium:
GCCATCGTGTAATCGCTACATCGCATTACCACGGCCTTAAGACTGTGGCAATTGATAACCAGCTAGTTACCAGACTTTAGTCCAAAATGCTTACTTTTCGGAGTGGGCTCATACCTTAATATTTATTACTTTTGTATAACAGAATCATCTGTTGGCATCATAAAACCGGGCAAACATGTTCACTAAAACGGAAATAATAACATTTCTTGAGGATCATATGGATTATCTGCGTAACCACCTCAATGTGAAACATATCGGTATCTTTGGTTCCTTTGCCAGGGATGAACAATCTGATATTAGCGATATAGATATTCTTGTTCAATTTCAGGAAAATACTCCGAATTTGTTTGAAAAGCGTCTGGAGCTCAAAGAATTTCTTCAATTGAATTTTGGAAGGAATGTGGATATATGTCACAAAGATGCTATTAAACCGGTTTTCAGGGACATGATACTTAAGGAGGCGATTTATGTATAAAAAGGATGAAGCTATTTTGCTCAACATGTTAGTCGCCTTTTCGGATACCTCAATCCTTTTCCTTACTCTTATAAAATGATGTAAAAAATTTCCCTTTTAAAAGGAAAAAAATATCATTTTTGTCCCTATGGAAAGGAAAAAATTAATAAAAAATATCATTCGCAATTTTCAGAGGAGTTTACTGATATCTGCTTGAAGCCGGATCTGTCAGTGAAACTGGAATGATGTTGGTTAAGTAGGCCTCAGATTATTGGTTGAAAATCAACGAAAGCCCGAGATAGCAAGCGTTATGAACGTGTGCTGTATTAAAACGCGTTAGCAATGCGAAACAATCACTGGCTGCTCGTCGTAAACGAGCGGTAATGAGGCACGCGTTCGAAAACGCGCGCCAGCCCAAGATATAAAGATTGAACGATTGAACGATTTTCGATTTTTTCTTAACCACATCGTTCAATCGGCCAACCTGTCCCGAAGAGCAAGCGCAGCGAGCGAAATCGGGATCGCGTAATCGTTACATCGTTAGATAGATTTCCCAAATTTAATTGAAAACTCATTTTACCGCCGCTTCTATTTTTGGGGAAGCTTACAGCAATCCACAAACAGACCATATTTTATATATCATGTTTTATGATGCATATTTTATGAAAAATTTCGTAAATTTGCCTGAAAATCTATTAATCATGAATCCTTTTACACTGAATTATCAACCTAAGTATTTCTGCGACAGAGTTTCGGAAACCAGACAATTGCATGAGTATGCTATTAACGAGTTAAATACCCTGTTACACAGTCCGAGAAGACTGGGCAAGAGTGCTCTTATCCGTCATTTGTTTCATCAGTATGAGCAGAGTGATACATTTGAAACAATCTTTGTGGATCTATTTGCTACCAGAGATATGGAAGGACTTATAAGGTCATTTGCAGAAAAACTACTCGATAAATATCATAAAAAGAACCTTCTTTCCGGGATCAAAATCCTTCTTAAAGGATTAAGCCCTACTTTAACATTTTCGCGGGAAGGTTCCCCGAAACTTGGCTTGAGCATAAATGAAAGCCAACAGGAAACAACTCTTCATGATCTGCTCATGTATCTCGAAAAACTAAAGAAAAAGGTTATAGTAGCTTTTGATGAATTTCAGGAAATAGCCTCTTATCCTGAAAAAGCAGAAGCTATTCTGAGAACCCATATGCAGGAACTGAATAATGTTCACTTTATTTTTTCAGGAAGTTCAAATCATTTATTAAAGGACATGTTCTTTAGTGCGAAGCGTCCTTTCTATCAGAGTACCGAGGTGATCGTGCTGGATAAGATCAATAGGAATATATACGCAGATCATATTTCTGCATTATTTAGTCAATTTAATAAAAAAATTGATACAGAAGCCGTGAATCATTTATTGGATTTTTCAGAGGTCTATACCTATTATACCCAAGTCATTTGCAATCAGGCATTTTATAAGACAGATGATGTACTTGACCTTGAACAGGCTATGCTGATCACAGAATCTTATCTTGAAAACCGTAAGTCGGATTTCCACAGTCTGTTCAATCTGTTACCAGAAAACCAGAAAAGGGTTGCCATAGCTATAGCGAACAAAGGGACAGTATCTTCACCCACGGGGATCGATTTTTTATTATATTATAAATTACCATCTGTTTCATCGACACTTCAGGCCGTAAATACCCTTATAAACAAAGAAATACTTTACCGTACTCCTGATGGATATGTTATCTATGATGTGTTTTTCAGAAGGTTCCTGGAAATGTATTACAGGCAATAGACTCTTGAGAAATTCTTAATAGCCATGTGCTGCAAATGCGCGCCAGCCGGAGCTAATTGACTAATTCTCAAATTCTCAAATTAATCCCCCGCTCAGTTCGCACTCTATATTCTTGCCCCTGCCGTCACAGACTTCCGCAGTAGCAACAGCATGAATACCAAGCCGATGATAAAAAAGGTGCAGATCGCCAATACGGAATAACGCATATTTCCTGTGATGGCTTCGATGACGCCGAAGCTGAAGGTGCCCAGGACAGTGGCCATTTTCTCCATAACATCATAGAAACTGAAAAAAGAGGTATGGTCGGTGGTCTCAGGTAACATCTTGGAGTAAGTTGACCGTGCCAGTGACTGCGTGCCGCCCATGACAATGCCAATGAATACGGCAGCTGTGATAAAGCCGGCGGCATGATGAATATAAAAGGCGCCTATTGTAATGATGACCCATGAAACGACTGAAAAGATCAGCGCCCTGAGATTGCCGAACCAGCCCGACAGTCTTGCAAATAACCAAGCTCCAAACATTCCCACAAGCTGAATGACAAGAATAGTCGGGATGAGCACATCCTCCTTCAGTCCCAGCTCTTTTTCACCGTAAGTGGCTGCCATGAACATAACTGTCAGAAGCCCCATCATGATAAAAAAGAAACCGATAAGGTAGAGGCTCAGCTTATATGACTTGCGGACATAGTTGAAAACGATCCGGAGCTCTTTGTAGCCATTGGTCAGCACATTGGCCTTTTTGATGCGTTTGCGGAACGTATATTTGGGCAACCGGTAAAACGTGATCTGCGAAAAACCTATCCACCATACGAAGACGGTAAGAAATGAAATGCGGGCTGGCAGGGAGGAACCCGCCGGTATTCCAAATAACTGAGGCTGCATAATCATCAGGAGATTGAACAGCAGCAGAACAACACCTCCCAGGTAACCCATTGAGTAACCTCTTGCACTGATACGGTCCTGGTCTTCAGGTTCGGCAATGACAGGCAGGAATGAGTTATAGAATACGATGCTGCCGCCATACCCTATGGTTCCCATAGCGAAAGCAACGATGCCCAGTTCGACATTCGAGGAGTTGAAGAAAAAAAGCGTGCCGCACGAGATAGCTCCAATCCAGGTGAAGACCTGCATGAAGGCTTTACGCCGGCCTGTATAGTCGGCAATGGATGAAAAAAGCGGCGAACATGCAGCCACAATCAGATAGGCTGCTGCAATAGCCCATGAAAATAATACCGTATTGATGACCTTGGCACCAAAGAAGGAAACCGTATCATTATCCCCCGAACGGGTAACAGTATTATAATAAATGGGGAAAATAGTAGAGGAAATAGTCAATTGGTAAACAGAATTTGCCCAGTCGTACATGACCCAGCCACGGATCACTTTCTTGTCTCCTTTACGGAATTGGGAAACGTCGGTTATTTTAGGCAAAATGCAGAATTTTTAAGATTTCAGGATCAGGCTAAATTAAAAAAAAAGAATCATACAACACTCAGGATAATTTTTTTCGGGCCGGAGACCAAATTCTGAGTGTGGTAAAAGTAATTTTATCATATATTTGAAACCATGCGAGGCGATGATTTACTATATAAAATACTTCTTGAGCTGAACATTTCATTCGACTATTACGAACATCAGCCAGCCTATACTGTTGAAGATGCACTAAAGAACTGGAAATACATCGATTCCACTCACTGTAAAAATCTCTTCCTCCGCAACCATAAAGGCGACCGTCATTACCTTATAATTATGGAGTACTCGCAGCCATTGGCTATTCATGACATGGAACAGCGCCTGAAACAGGGTAAGCTGTCCTTTGCATCGCCGGAAAGACTGAAACGCTACCTTGGTGTGACACAGGGCGCCGTCTCCATCTTCGGACTTATTCACGATAAAGAGCATCATGTTCATGTCTTTGTGGATGAAAATCTACAAAAAGCAGAGAAAATCAGCTTCCACCCCAACGATAACACAGCCAGCATTGTTATTTCATACGGGGATTTCATAAAGTTTATTAATTGGAGTGGGAATGGCTATGAGTTTATTAGACTGGTTTAGCCGTGTTCAGGCTTCATGTTCATAATCCGATTTTTTATACTTTTGTTAAACTCTTTTTGTCGGACGAAACAGACTTGAATGGGCCAACTTTACGATAAACTCTCCGAAGACGTGCGATTCAGGGAAGGACTTAAAGCCTGCATCGGTTGCGGAACATGTACAGCTATATGCCCGGCTGCTGAGTTCTATGACTATGATCCACGCATCCTTGCCACTACTGTCCAGACAAAAAATGATGAACAAATCGAAGAATTACTCAAGGGTGATTTCATCTGGTATTGCGGTGAGTGCATGTCATGCAAGACGCGTTGCCCAAGGGGAAACACTCCCGGGCTGATAATTTCGGCCCTGCGCGGATTATCACAGGAACTTGGTTATTTCGTCGAATCGGAAAAAGGCCGACAACAACTCGCTATCAAACGAACTGTTGGGAAATGGATATTGAACCATGGTTACTGCCTTTACCCCAGTGAGATCAATGTGCAAAATCATCCTGAACAAGGTCCGGTGTGGGAATGGATGCATCAACACTTACCGGAGGTATTTGACCGCCTGGGAGCAAATTATCAGAAAGACGGCCCGGGAATATTCCGCAAAGTCCCGCAGCAAGCACTTGATGAGCTAAAAAAAATATTTGAAGTAACGGGTGCATTGAGTCGTTTTGAGAAAATTGAAGAATTCTCACGCCAAAAGGCCGAAGAAATGGGGATGCAGTTTGACGAAGGAATTGAAAGCGAATACTTTAATCATATTTATACAACGAATAATAATCAACACAACAAGAAGTAAGCAGTTGTAGCTGTAAACTTGTAACCTGCAACCTGCAACTTGCAACTTGTAGCTTCAATCTTGTAACCAAGAGCGGCTCAACAGAATTATCGCGTATAAACATTAATCTCATGAACATTGAGGGTAAGCGTGTCATCTGGAAAGAATATCAAAAGGAGATAGCCGACGACCATTATTTCTACGTCCGGAGCTGTGTACGTCAGAGTTTCTTTCCCGGATCTGAAACAACTTTCTTACGGATTTTACGCGATGAGCTTGGTAAAGATGTATACGAAAATCCCTTTCATACCACTTGCACCGGCATTGCCTACCATGGCGATATCCTGCCATTCGAAACGACAATGACTGTAATTGCCCGTCAGTTCGCACTGATGACCGAAGCAGGGTATGAAAATTATATTCCCTCCTGTATTACGTCGTTTGGTCTCTATTCAGAGGTATTGGATACCTGGCATCACTTTCCGGAAATTGAAAAAAAAG
Protein-coding regions in this window:
- a CDS encoding prolyl-tRNA synthetase associated domain-containing protein, translated to MRGDDLLYKILLELNISFDYYEHQPAYTVEDALKNWKYIDSTHCKNLFLRNHKGDRHYLIIMEYSQPLAIHDMEQRLKQGKLSFASPERLKRYLGVTQGAVSIFGLIHDKEHHVHVFVDENLQKAEKISFHPNDNTASIVISYGDFIKFINWSGNGYEFIRLV
- a CDS encoding MFS transporter; translation: MTDVSQFRKGDKKVIRGWVMYDWANSVYQLTISSTIFPIYYNTVTRSGDNDTVSFFGAKVINTVLFSWAIAAAYLIVAACSPLFSSIADYTGRRKAFMQVFTWIGAISCGTLFFFNSSNVELGIVAFAMGTIGYGGSIVFYNSFLPVIAEPEDQDRISARGYSMGYLGGVVLLLFNLLMIMQPQLFGIPAGSSLPARISFLTVFVWWIGFSQITFYRLPKYTFRKRIKKANVLTNGYKELRIVFNYVRKSYKLSLYLIGFFFIMMGLLTVMFMAATYGEKELGLKEDVLIPTILVIQLVGMFGAWLFARLSGWFGNLRALIFSVVSWVIITIGAFYIHHAAGFITAAVFIGIVMGGTQSLARSTYSKMLPETTDHTSFFSFYDVMEKMATVLGTFSFGVIEAITGNMRYSVLAICTFFIIGLVFMLLLLRKSVTAGARI
- a CDS encoding 4Fe-4S dicluster domain-containing protein, encoding MGQLYDKLSEDVRFREGLKACIGCGTCTAICPAAEFYDYDPRILATTVQTKNDEQIEELLKGDFIWYCGECMSCKTRCPRGNTPGLIISALRGLSQELGYFVESEKGRQQLAIKRTVGKWILNHGYCLYPSEINVQNHPEQGPVWEWMHQHLPEVFDRLGANYQKDGPGIFRKVPQQALDELKKIFEVTGALSRFEKIEEFSRQKAEEMGMQFDEGIESEYFNHIYTTNNNQHNKK
- a CDS encoding ATP-binding protein yields the protein MNPFTLNYQPKYFCDRVSETRQLHEYAINELNTLLHSPRRLGKSALIRHLFHQYEQSDTFETIFVDLFATRDMEGLIRSFAEKLLDKYHKKNLLSGIKILLKGLSPTLTFSREGSPKLGLSINESQQETTLHDLLMYLEKLKKKVIVAFDEFQEIASYPEKAEAILRTHMQELNNVHFIFSGSSNHLLKDMFFSAKRPFYQSTEVIVLDKINRNIYADHISALFSQFNKKIDTEAVNHLLDFSEVYTYYTQVICNQAFYKTDDVLDLEQAMLITESYLENRKSDFHSLFNLLPENQKRVAIAIANKGTVSSPTGIDFLLYYKLPSVSSTLQAVNTLINKEILYRTPDGYVIYDVFFRRFLEMYYRQ
- a CDS encoding nucleotidyltransferase family protein codes for the protein MFTKTEIITFLEDHMDYLRNHLNVKHIGIFGSFARDEQSDISDIDILVQFQENTPNLFEKRLELKEFLQLNFGRNVDICHKDAIKPVFRDMILKEAIYV